Proteins from one Pseudomonas grandcourensis genomic window:
- a CDS encoding phage regulatory CII family protein, with product MDEFLRACQSAVLDNEAKVLAGQMGVPHVSLLQRANPDNDAHHLTIEHLFGILLHTGDMRPLAALADQFGFDLVKKEAPAPKTLTASMMHVGKEIADLTIAVHSALDDGHVSQIEKQGIRKEIEHVRSELSVMEQSVKVA from the coding sequence ATGGACGAATTTCTGCGGGCTTGCCAAAGCGCGGTCCTCGATAACGAAGCAAAGGTGCTGGCCGGCCAGATGGGCGTCCCTCACGTGAGCCTGCTGCAGCGTGCGAACCCGGATAACGACGCCCACCACCTCACCATCGAGCATCTGTTCGGGATTCTGCTGCATACCGGCGATATGCGGCCGCTCGCCGCCTTGGCTGATCAGTTCGGTTTCGACCTGGTGAAAAAGGAAGCCCCAGCCCCGAAGACGCTCACGGCTTCGATGATGCACGTCGGCAAAGAAATCGCTGACCTGACCATCGCGGTGCACTCGGCTCTCGACGACGGGCACGTCAGTCAGATCGAGAAGCAGGGCATCCGCAAGGAAATCGAGCATGTCCGGAGCGAACTGAGCGTGATGGAGCAGTCGGTGAAGGTCGCTTGA
- a CDS encoding glutathione S-transferase N-terminal domain-containing protein, which yields MFVKALRVGLGQLIIFIDFITRPSKMKRPAAAQAQVESTAKGLTLYQFHACPFCVKTRRTLRRLNVPVALRDAKNNEQDRQTLLEQGGKIKVPCLRIEENGQTTWMYESKVIIDYLDKRFAAA from the coding sequence GTGTTCGTAAAAGCGCTTCGTGTCGGCCTTGGCCAACTGATCATCTTCATCGACTTCATCACTCGCCCAAGCAAGATGAAGCGCCCTGCCGCCGCTCAGGCCCAGGTCGAATCCACCGCCAAGGGCCTGACCCTGTATCAATTCCACGCCTGCCCGTTCTGCGTGAAGACCCGCCGCACCCTGCGCCGCCTGAATGTACCGGTGGCCTTGCGCGATGCGAAAAACAACGAACAGGATCGCCAGACCTTGCTGGAGCAAGGCGGCAAGATCAAGGTGCCGTGCCTGCGTATCGAAGAGAATGGCCAGACCACCTGGATGTATGAGTCCAAGGTGATCATTGATTATCTGGATAAGCGATTTGCGGCTGCCTGA
- the uraH gene encoding hydroxyisourate hydrolase has protein sequence MGRLTTHVLDAAHGCPGSSIKVELYRVEGSQLELVASAITNSDGRVDAPLLQGDDYRTGVYQVQFHAGDYYRARGVKLPEPAFLDVVVLRFGISAEQDHYHVPLLISPYSYSTYRGS, from the coding sequence ATGGGACGTTTGACTACACACGTTTTGGACGCAGCACACGGTTGCCCGGGCAGCTCGATCAAGGTCGAGTTGTACCGCGTTGAAGGTTCGCAGCTGGAATTGGTCGCCAGCGCGATAACCAACAGCGATGGTCGTGTCGATGCACCGCTGCTGCAAGGCGATGACTACCGCACCGGGGTCTACCAGGTTCAGTTTCATGCCGGCGATTACTACCGCGCCCGTGGCGTCAAGCTGCCGGAACCGGCCTTCCTGGATGTGGTGGTGCTGCGTTTCGGCATCTCTGCCGAGCAGGATCACTACCACGTACCGTTGTTGATTTCGCCTTACAGCTACTCCACCTATCGCGGCAGCTGA
- a CDS encoding MarR family transcriptional regulator codes for MLDLKSPLSQQQAMEAFFFGYQAFTAKADEMLERRGLSRVHQRIVFFIARYPNLSVKELLALLGVSKQALNMPLRQLLEMHLVESVASETDKRKRLLELTAEGARFEQALRREQVKLLERVFAEAGETAVNGWLAVNLALGRTHSPAE; via the coding sequence ATGCTTGACCTTAAAAGCCCGCTTTCCCAGCAGCAGGCCATGGAAGCGTTTTTCTTCGGCTACCAGGCCTTCACCGCCAAGGCCGATGAAATGCTCGAACGTCGCGGTCTGAGTCGGGTGCATCAGCGCATCGTGTTTTTCATCGCCCGCTATCCGAACCTGAGCGTAAAGGAGCTGTTGGCGTTGCTCGGCGTGAGCAAGCAGGCGCTGAACATGCCGTTGCGACAATTGTTGGAGATGCATCTGGTCGAGAGCGTTGCGTCCGAAACCGACAAGCGCAAGCGCCTGCTGGAGTTGACCGCTGAAGGTGCGCGGTTTGAACAGGCGCTGCGGCGCGAGCAGGTGAAATTGCTGGAGCGGGTGTTTGCCGAGGCTGGGGAGACGGCGGTAAATGGGTGGCTGGCGGTGAATCTGGCGTTGGGGAGAACTCATTCGCCGGCTGAATGA
- the folE gene encoding GTP cyclohydrolase I FolE codes for MTLEQNYTAILGQLGEDVSREGLLDTPKRAAKAMQYLCRGYEQTLEEVTNGALFSSDNSEMVLVKDIELYSLCEHHLLPFIGKAHVAYIPSGKVLGLSKVARIVDMYARRLQIQENLSRQIADAVQQVTGALGVAVVIEAKHMCMMMRGVEKQNSSMITSVMLGEFRENAATRSEFLSLIK; via the coding sequence GTGACATTGGAACAGAATTACACGGCGATCCTCGGCCAGCTCGGCGAGGACGTTTCCCGCGAAGGCCTGCTCGACACGCCAAAACGTGCCGCCAAAGCCATGCAGTACCTTTGCCGCGGCTATGAACAGACGCTGGAAGAAGTCACCAACGGTGCCCTCTTCAGCTCCGACAACAGCGAAATGGTGCTGGTCAAGGACATCGAGTTGTACTCGTTGTGCGAACACCACCTGCTGCCGTTCATCGGCAAGGCTCACGTCGCCTACATCCCGAGCGGCAAGGTCCTGGGCCTGTCGAAGGTGGCGCGGATCGTCGATATGTACGCCCGTCGCCTGCAGATCCAGGAAAACCTCAGCCGCCAGATCGCCGATGCGGTCCAGCAAGTCACCGGCGCCCTGGGCGTTGCGGTGGTGATCGAGGCCAAGCACATGTGCATGATGATGCGCGGTGTGGAAAAGCAGAATTCGTCGATGATCACCTCGGTGATGCTCGGTGAGTTCCGCGAGAACGCCGCCACCCGCAGCGAATTCCTCAGCCTCATCAAGTAA
- a CDS encoding NCS2 family permease, whose product MESRKSEASTLDLSPPLHNGLLERLFKLSLHGTTVKTELIAGLTTFITMAYIIFVNPNIMADAGIDHGAAFVATCIAAALGCLLMGLYANWPVGLAPGMGLNAFFTYTVVGTMGYNWETALGAVFVSGVLFMILTFSRIREWLLNSIPVSLRFAMGAGVGLFLGLIGLKTAGIVVDSPATLIKLGSLREPGPLLAAVCFLMISILSYHKVFGAILISIITVTLAGWGLGLVHYEGIMSAPPSLAPTFMAMNVAGVFNVSMISVVLAFLFVHMFDTAGTLMGVAQRANLVGADGRIENLSRAMKADSASSVFGAVVGVPPVTSYVESAAGVAAGGRTGLTAVTVGVLFIAAMFFAPLAGMIPAYATAGALIYVAMLMMGGMAHIEWDEATDSIPAIVTAIMMPLTFSVADGIALGFITYVALKAGTGKYKEISVSLWVLCAIFIAKFIFL is encoded by the coding sequence GTGGAAAGCCGCAAATCCGAAGCATCGACGCTGGATCTCTCGCCGCCATTACACAATGGCTTGCTGGAACGTCTGTTTAAACTCAGCTTGCACGGCACCACGGTGAAGACCGAGCTGATTGCCGGTCTGACAACCTTCATCACCATGGCTTACATCATTTTCGTCAACCCCAACATCATGGCCGACGCCGGGATCGATCACGGTGCGGCGTTCGTCGCCACCTGCATCGCCGCGGCACTCGGTTGCCTGTTGATGGGCCTGTACGCCAACTGGCCGGTCGGCCTGGCACCAGGCATGGGGCTGAACGCCTTCTTCACCTACACCGTGGTCGGCACCATGGGCTACAACTGGGAAACCGCCCTCGGCGCGGTGTTTGTGTCCGGTGTGTTGTTCATGATCCTGACCTTCTCGCGGATCCGCGAATGGCTGCTCAACAGCATCCCGGTCAGCCTGCGCTTCGCCATGGGCGCCGGCGTGGGTCTGTTCCTGGGGCTGATCGGCCTGAAAACCGCGGGTATCGTCGTCGATAGCCCGGCCACGCTGATCAAGCTCGGCTCCCTGCGCGAACCTGGCCCGCTGCTCGCTGCCGTGTGCTTCCTGATGATCTCCATCCTCAGCTATCACAAGGTGTTCGGCGCGATCCTCATCAGCATCATCACCGTGACCCTCGCTGGCTGGGGTCTGGGCCTGGTGCACTACGAGGGCATCATGTCGGCTCCACCGAGCCTCGCCCCTACCTTCATGGCCATGAACGTCGCCGGCGTGTTCAACGTCAGCATGATCAGCGTGGTCCTGGCGTTCCTCTTCGTACACATGTTCGACACCGCCGGTACCTTGATGGGTGTTGCCCAGCGCGCCAACCTGGTCGGTGCTGACGGCCGCATCGAAAACCTCTCCCGCGCCATGAAAGCCGACAGTGCTTCCAGCGTATTCGGTGCGGTAGTCGGCGTTCCGCCGGTCACCAGCTACGTGGAAAGTGCTGCCGGTGTTGCAGCGGGTGGTCGGACTGGTCTTACCGCAGTGACCGTAGGTGTGCTATTTATTGCAGCCATGTTCTTCGCACCGCTGGCCGGGATGATTCCTGCCTATGCAACCGCGGGTGCGCTGATTTATGTAGCGATGCTGATGATGGGCGGCATGGCCCACATCGAATGGGACGAAGCGACCGACAGCATTCCGGCGATTGTCACCGCAATCATGATGCCGCTGACCTTCTCGGTCGCCGACGGTATCGCACTGGGCTTCATCACCTACGTGGCGCTGAAGGCCGGTACCGGCAAGTACAAGGAAATTTCCGTGAGCCTGTGGGTGCTCTGCGCGATCTTCATCGCCAAGTTCATCTTCTTGTAA
- a CDS encoding PLP-dependent aminotransferase family protein encodes MAFSERVSRLKSSLIREILAAAQRPQVMSFAGGLPAEAMLPKVDWAEMPVSMGQYGMSEGEPGLREALAAEARALGVACEASQVLVVSGSQQTLDLAAKLYIDKGTEILLEAPTYLAALQIFQLFGADCLTVPLEADGPNLTELRTRLEQHSPAFIYLIPTFQNPSAVRYSEAKRDAVAALLDEFGVTLIEDEPYRELTFDGGSATPIVSRLKKASWIYTGTVSKTLLPGLRVGYLIASPDLFPHLLKLKQSADLHTNRVGQWQALQWIGTEKYQQHRSELRDFYRGRRDAFQSALETHFSDLADWNVPQGGLFFWLKLKQPQDTRTLLNAALANDVAFMPGEPFFPEPDNHPGYLRLNFSHIDPARLDEGLKRLAAVVRQAQAAQAA; translated from the coding sequence ATGGCTTTTTCCGAACGTGTCTCACGCCTTAAAAGTTCTTTGATCCGTGAAATCCTCGCTGCGGCCCAGCGCCCGCAGGTCATGTCGTTTGCCGGCGGCCTGCCGGCCGAAGCCATGCTGCCAAAAGTAGATTGGGCCGAGATGCCGGTTTCCATGGGGCAATACGGCATGAGCGAAGGCGAGCCGGGACTGCGTGAAGCGCTGGCCGCCGAGGCGCGAGCGTTGGGAGTGGCCTGTGAGGCGAGCCAGGTATTGGTGGTCAGCGGCTCACAGCAGACCCTCGACCTGGCGGCCAAGCTGTACATCGACAAGGGCACTGAAATCCTGCTCGAAGCGCCGACTTATCTGGCGGCGTTGCAGATTTTCCAACTGTTCGGCGCCGATTGCCTGACCGTGCCGCTGGAGGCTGACGGGCCGAACCTGACGGAGCTACGCACTCGCCTGGAACAACACAGCCCGGCCTTCATCTACCTGATCCCGACCTTCCAGAACCCATCGGCGGTGCGTTACAGCGAAGCCAAGCGCGACGCGGTGGCGGCGTTGCTCGATGAATTCGGCGTGACACTGATTGAAGACGAGCCTTACCGCGAGCTGACCTTTGACGGTGGTAGCGCCACGCCGATTGTCAGCCGCTTGAAGAAGGCCAGCTGGATCTATACCGGGACCGTGTCGAAAACCCTGTTGCCGGGCTTGCGTGTCGGCTACCTGATCGCCAGCCCGGACCTGTTTCCACATCTGTTGAAACTCAAGCAGTCGGCGGATTTGCACACCAATCGGGTCGGCCAGTGGCAGGCGCTGCAATGGATCGGCACCGAGAAATATCAGCAACACCGTAGTGAGTTGCGCGACTTTTATCGGGGGCGTCGGGATGCTTTCCAATCGGCGCTGGAAACTCATTTCTCGGATCTTGCGGACTGGAACGTGCCGCAGGGCGGGCTGTTTTTCTGGTTGAAGCTCAAGCAGCCGCAAGACACCCGCACCTTGCTCAACGCCGCGCTGGCCAACGACGTGGCGTTCATGCCGGGCGAACCGTTCTTCCCCGAGCCGGATAATCATCCGGGGTATCTGCGGTTGAACTTCAGCCACATTGATCCGGCGCGGCTTGATGAAGGGCTCAAGCGGTTGGCGGCGGTGGTGCGACAGGCACAGGCGGCGCAAGCGGCCTGA
- a CDS encoding tyrosine-type recombinase/integrase, with amino-acid sequence MRFTWKFRRCETLPYPQTPKGIKAAADLRATVVSLIKHGVMDDQRYAELFPNSTYAAYSATPLFGGYAQTWLDSREVVKGTRKNYRISLNIYWMPVLAMIPIDQITSALLRKIVSETQWKSPTVKRSAIQRLHTMFESAVNDDLITRNPVGSIELPTKAKKLVDPFTVAEADSIIAHLYMELTGSMQVYAAYFEFAFYTGMRPGEIAALRWEEVDTDARVANVCRIVADYKIEERTKTRETRRVMLNSRALNAIEVAKGVAGLRAKQNRRQHKQSPYVFPPTKNFEFIQQASVTDKHFKAALVALKIRGRRQYNCRHTYATMCLMAGMNLGFIANQLGHSVQMLLSTYARWINSSEDWSEVGKLENSLSKPTKALHSN; translated from the coding sequence ATTCGCTTCACCTGGAAATTCCGCCGCTGTGAGACCCTCCCCTATCCCCAAACGCCGAAAGGCATTAAAGCAGCCGCAGATCTACGCGCTACAGTAGTCAGCCTGATCAAGCACGGCGTGATGGACGACCAGCGTTACGCCGAGCTATTCCCGAACTCCACCTACGCCGCCTACTCAGCAACCCCACTGTTCGGGGGCTACGCCCAGACCTGGCTCGATAGCCGGGAAGTTGTGAAGGGAACTCGAAAAAATTATCGGATCTCGCTCAATATTTACTGGATGCCTGTCCTGGCGATGATCCCGATTGATCAGATCACCTCGGCATTGCTCCGAAAGATTGTGAGCGAAACGCAGTGGAAATCCCCAACGGTCAAACGCTCGGCGATCCAGCGCCTGCACACGATGTTTGAAAGCGCGGTCAATGATGACCTGATCACGCGAAACCCTGTCGGATCAATTGAGCTCCCAACGAAAGCGAAAAAACTCGTAGACCCGTTTACCGTGGCAGAGGCTGATTCGATTATCGCGCACCTATATATGGAGCTGACCGGGTCAATGCAGGTCTACGCGGCTTACTTCGAGTTCGCGTTTTACACCGGGATGCGGCCAGGAGAGATAGCGGCATTACGCTGGGAAGAGGTGGATACCGACGCTCGTGTCGCCAACGTGTGCAGAATCGTGGCGGACTACAAGATTGAGGAGCGCACGAAAACCCGCGAGACACGGCGGGTCATGCTGAACAGCAGGGCATTGAATGCGATTGAGGTGGCCAAAGGTGTGGCCGGATTGAGGGCAAAGCAGAACCGTCGACAGCACAAACAGTCGCCATACGTGTTCCCGCCGACCAAGAACTTCGAGTTCATCCAGCAGGCAAGCGTGACCGACAAACACTTCAAGGCGGCCCTGGTTGCGTTAAAGATCAGGGGCAGACGGCAATACAACTGCCGGCACACTTACGCTACCATGTGCCTAATGGCAGGCATGAACCTCGGGTTCATTGCGAATCAGCTCGGCCACAGCGTGCAAATGCTACTGTCGACCTATGCCCGGTGGATAAACTCCAGTGAAGACTGGAGCGAAGTCGGGAAGCTCGAAAATAGCTTATCAAAACCAACAAAGGCACTACATTCAAATTGA
- a CDS encoding DUF1654 domain-containing protein, translated as MASPQKKKPQESKPMSGVERLTLRVSNMINHPIAQDRKWATIHRLDTDGDREWEEVMGALADVDGIEMTFNDEDDSVTLRWEAPADEDPRAEVQEEFDALEEPAPF; from the coding sequence ATGGCAAGCCCGCAGAAGAAAAAACCGCAAGAGTCAAAGCCGATGTCCGGAGTGGAGCGCCTGACTCTCAGAGTTTCCAACATGATCAACCACCCAATAGCTCAGGATCGGAAGTGGGCGACGATCCATCGGCTTGACACCGATGGTGATAGAGAGTGGGAGGAGGTGATGGGTGCACTCGCCGATGTGGACGGTATCGAGATGACCTTCAACGACGAGGACGATTCGGTTACGCTGCGGTGGGAAGCTCCAGCGGATGAAGACCCGCGTGCAGAAGTTCAAGAAGAGTTCGATGCGCTGGAAGAGCCAGCACCTTTCTGA
- a CDS encoding LysE family translocator, translating into MSLETWLLFSGAALIVILIPGPLSLLMISNSLNYGLRRSYPAFLGGVSASICLLSASALGLGALLLASEQLFSALKILGALYLFYLAWQSWQQSRLPSHGAEVPQAAPVPRFRALFGRAFMLGASNPKDILFFAAFLPQFLSAEQPFLPQLLVMIVTWTLLDLACKLAYGLGAHGAARYLRSGKGQSWFNRISAGLFGGAGAASLLSR; encoded by the coding sequence ATGAGTCTGGAAACCTGGCTGCTGTTCAGCGGCGCTGCGCTGATAGTGATCCTGATCCCGGGGCCGCTGTCGTTGCTGATGATCAGCAACAGTCTGAATTACGGCCTGCGCCGCTCTTACCCGGCCTTTCTCGGCGGTGTGTCGGCGTCGATCTGCCTGCTGAGTGCTTCGGCGCTGGGCCTGGGTGCGTTGTTGCTGGCGTCGGAACAGCTGTTCAGCGCTCTGAAGATTCTTGGCGCCCTTTACCTGTTCTACCTCGCCTGGCAGAGCTGGCAGCAATCGCGCCTGCCTTCCCATGGCGCTGAAGTGCCACAGGCCGCGCCAGTGCCACGCTTTCGTGCACTGTTCGGGCGTGCGTTCATGCTGGGCGCGAGCAACCCGAAAGACATCCTGTTCTTCGCCGCTTTCCTGCCGCAGTTCTTGAGTGCCGAACAGCCGTTCCTGCCACAGCTGCTGGTGATGATTGTCACTTGGACACTGCTGGATCTGGCCTGCAAGTTGGCTTATGGCCTCGGTGCCCATGGTGCGGCGCGGTATCTGCGCAGCGGCAAGGGCCAGAGCTGGTTCAACCGGATCAGTGCGGGGTTGTTTGGTGGCGCGGGTGCAGCGTCCCTGCTAAGTCGCTAA
- a CDS encoding S24 family peptidase, with protein MDIYAIRKRQLIKLIGDQKKGACAERWGMAPAHLSQILSDKTAKNLGDDVARRIELVEKLPRGWFDSLPTDEESVSHDSKEITVAPAAESNSSATDQVKRMLAKVKGLSIEARDRIVAAAEEPDDGLPHQLSVSLASLRPTNEEIVIPQYDIRAAMGHGQVPPDYTEVVRNLVVREEILREKGITYTSKTSLGMINGWGQSMEGTINDKDLVIVDKGVRDFIGEGIYVLTWHHELYIKRVMRIDEDHYRLISDNPHYENQTARIDDVTIHAKVLLIWNARKA; from the coding sequence ATGGATATCTACGCGATTCGCAAGCGCCAACTGATCAAATTGATCGGCGATCAAAAAAAGGGTGCCTGCGCCGAGCGCTGGGGTATGGCGCCTGCGCACTTGAGCCAAATCCTTTCGGATAAGACCGCCAAGAACCTGGGCGATGACGTTGCTCGCCGGATTGAGTTGGTGGAGAAGTTGCCGCGAGGATGGTTTGACTCACTACCGACCGACGAGGAGTCGGTCAGTCATGATTCGAAAGAAATTACCGTGGCGCCAGCCGCCGAATCAAATTCATCGGCCACTGATCAAGTAAAGCGAATGCTTGCAAAGGTGAAGGGCCTCTCGATTGAGGCGCGAGATCGGATTGTCGCCGCTGCCGAAGAGCCTGACGATGGGCTGCCTCATCAGCTCTCGGTGAGCCTCGCAAGCCTGCGCCCCACCAATGAAGAAATCGTCATTCCTCAGTACGACATTCGAGCAGCAATGGGCCATGGCCAGGTTCCACCTGACTACACGGAAGTTGTTCGAAATCTAGTGGTGCGCGAGGAAATCCTGCGCGAGAAAGGCATCACCTACACGTCCAAGACATCCCTGGGGATGATCAACGGGTGGGGCCAGAGCATGGAGGGCACCATTAATGACAAGGATTTGGTCATTGTCGATAAGGGTGTACGAGACTTCATCGGTGAAGGGATCTACGTTTTGACCTGGCATCACGAGCTCTATATCAAGCGAGTTATGCGCATCGACGAGGATCATTACCGGCTGATTTCTGACAACCCGCACTATGAAAACCAGACGGCACGGATCGATGACGTAACCATTCACGCGAAGGTGCTGCTGATCTGGAACGCCAGAAAAGCCTGA
- a CDS encoding DNA cytosine methyltransferase, producing the protein MQSAIDLFAGFGGWTTGGKAAGLDVLWAANHWPSAVEWHSANHPDTKHVCQDLHQADWSQVPKHDVMLASPCCQGHTKARGKESGSPKHDNSRSTAWAPVANAEVNRPDFAVIENVPEFMDWILYPAWADAMRRLGYQLAPHIVDCADLGVPQHRVRLFMVCSRSKAPLHLQLPRYQHVAARQIIDFDAGKWSPINKPGRAASTLTRVKNGRERFGDRFVMPYYGSGSGLTGRSLDRPIGTITTLDRWAAVDGDKMRMITADEAMAAQSFPTDTLRPDNHRLTMHMTGNAVPPLAGQRVIEALMKAA; encoded by the coding sequence ATGCAATCAGCAATCGACTTGTTCGCCGGGTTTGGCGGATGGACCACTGGCGGCAAGGCCGCTGGCCTGGATGTGCTTTGGGCTGCCAACCATTGGCCGTCTGCTGTCGAGTGGCACAGTGCAAACCACCCCGACACGAAGCATGTTTGCCAGGACCTGCACCAGGCTGACTGGTCGCAGGTGCCAAAGCATGACGTGATGCTGGCGTCGCCTTGCTGCCAAGGTCACACCAAAGCGCGCGGCAAGGAGTCAGGTAGCCCGAAGCATGATAACTCGAGGTCGACGGCCTGGGCGCCGGTGGCGAACGCGGAGGTCAATCGGCCAGACTTCGCAGTGATTGAGAACGTGCCCGAATTTATGGACTGGATTCTGTACCCAGCCTGGGCAGATGCGATGCGACGTTTAGGCTATCAACTTGCGCCGCACATCGTTGACTGCGCCGACCTTGGCGTTCCGCAGCACCGCGTGCGCCTGTTCATGGTCTGTTCTCGCAGTAAGGCACCGCTGCACTTGCAGCTACCGCGTTATCAGCACGTGGCCGCCAGACAAATCATCGACTTCGACGCCGGCAAGTGGTCACCGATCAACAAGCCAGGCCGCGCCGCGTCGACACTAACCCGTGTAAAAAATGGGCGTGAGCGATTCGGCGACCGATTCGTGATGCCTTACTACGGATCGGGATCAGGACTCACCGGACGAAGTTTGGATCGCCCAATCGGCACCATCACTACTCTGGACCGCTGGGCCGCAGTTGACGGCGACAAGATGCGGATGATCACCGCTGACGAAGCGATGGCGGCCCAGTCATTCCCCACCGACACCCTGCGTCCGGACAATCACCGACTGACCATGCACATGACTGGTAACGCGGTGCCACCGCTGGCAGGACAGCGGGTTATTGAAGCGCTGATGAAAGCTGCCTAG
- a CDS encoding NACHT domain-containing protein: protein MKEVDLNGVAVELVKQFAQPLFSAAKTLSKNLTDKVKVRLDMCLTEYIKTNYVRYSRTKTLLYRGSPVDLRDFYVRTDLSIDGRVVSEAQFLELIEKNQRLVITGTAGSGKSTFCRSVFVDLVEKPQGILPVFIELRNLNAEVDCSLFNYVLRALQEFEPDLTKGQLEDLLKLGKVLLIFDGFDEINNDKRDGYEAELVALANKYRKIMILVSSRPDQRFDSWESFYQYDVLPLDKEKALGLVRKLNYDEQVKSKFLSALEDDLYARHKSFAQNPLLLTMMLLTYEQIAEIPNKVHLFYEQAFLTLFNKHDSFKSLYKRKSWSALPLDDFKKVLSTFSVLSYADKKYSFSEEELLSYVKMSNEAFDVAYKAEDFIKDLLDSVCILQRDGLNFTFTHRSFQEYFTALFMVNYVSSDKFDLFERVVFSNSRDDVVSMIFDMNKDLIEQEWIIPRLEKLKTIVKRETAVEKLATVKKIYSALRRHTTPDGIQYGFSATIKSEWAMFLSVVFDLYRTELLASVVPKYQQLKSSNDRLDELFDTETIGAGSSSRMLSLRGVSGQPEKIEILGGSQIFEKSFVRFDFMLDKLESLKIQYANKQRNFSSMLKAKR from the coding sequence ATGAAAGAAGTAGATCTGAATGGAGTTGCAGTAGAACTGGTAAAGCAATTCGCGCAACCATTGTTCTCGGCGGCAAAAACACTGTCAAAAAATCTAACTGATAAAGTAAAAGTTAGGTTGGATATGTGTTTGACTGAGTATATTAAAACTAATTATGTGCGCTATTCGAGAACCAAGACGTTGCTTTACAGGGGTTCTCCAGTTGATTTAAGAGATTTTTATGTTCGGACCGATCTTTCGATAGATGGGCGAGTTGTATCAGAAGCTCAGTTTTTGGAACTTATTGAAAAAAACCAGCGCCTAGTCATCACAGGTACGGCGGGCTCAGGTAAGTCTACTTTCTGCAGAAGTGTTTTTGTTGATTTGGTCGAAAAGCCGCAGGGGATACTTCCAGTATTTATAGAGTTGCGCAATCTAAATGCTGAAGTCGATTGTAGTCTCTTTAATTATGTTTTAAGAGCGTTGCAAGAGTTTGAGCCTGATCTCACGAAAGGGCAGTTAGAGGATCTTCTCAAGCTTGGAAAGGTGTTGTTGATTTTTGATGGCTTTGATGAAATAAACAATGATAAGAGAGATGGGTATGAAGCAGAGCTTGTTGCTTTGGCTAATAAATATAGAAAAATAATGATTTTGGTGTCAAGTCGGCCTGATCAGCGCTTCGATTCATGGGAAAGTTTTTATCAGTACGATGTGCTGCCGTTAGATAAAGAAAAAGCTTTGGGGTTAGTAAGAAAGTTAAACTATGATGAACAAGTGAAGTCAAAGTTTTTGTCCGCGCTTGAGGATGATCTATATGCGCGACACAAGAGCTTTGCGCAAAATCCCCTGCTTTTGACAATGATGTTGCTAACTTATGAGCAAATCGCAGAAATCCCTAATAAGGTGCATTTGTTTTACGAGCAGGCTTTTCTAACGTTATTTAATAAGCATGACTCTTTTAAAAGCCTATATAAAAGAAAATCATGGTCCGCTTTGCCTTTGGATGACTTTAAGAAGGTCTTGTCAACGTTTTCCGTTCTTAGTTATGCGGACAAGAAGTACTCTTTCAGTGAGGAGGAACTTTTAAGCTATGTCAAAATGTCCAATGAGGCCTTTGATGTTGCCTATAAAGCAGAGGATTTTATTAAAGATCTTTTAGATAGTGTCTGTATTTTACAGCGCGATGGATTAAATTTTACGTTTACTCATCGATCGTTTCAGGAGTATTTTACAGCGCTGTTCATGGTTAATTATGTTTCAAGTGATAAATTTGACCTGTTTGAGCGGGTTGTATTTTCTAATAGTAGAGATGATGTTGTTTCGATGATTTTTGATATGAATAAAGATTTAATCGAGCAGGAGTGGATCATCCCGAGGTTGGAAAAACTGAAAACGATCGTGAAGCGTGAAACAGCAGTTGAAAAACTCGCTACTGTTAAAAAGATCTACTCTGCACTTAGGCGTCATACAACGCCGGACGGTATACAATATGGTTTTAGTGCGACCATAAAAAGCGAGTGGGCTATGTTTTTAAGTGTGGTTTTTGATTTGTATAGAACTGAGTTGCTCGCAAGTGTCGTACCAAAGTATCAGCAGTTGAAGTCATCTAATGATCGGTTGGATGAGCTGTTTGATACAGAAACCATTGGAGCTGGCAGTAGTAGTAGAATGTTGTCTTTAAGGGGTGTAAGTGGTCAGCCTGAAAAAATCGAGATTTTGGGCGGTTCGCAAATTTTTGAAAAGAGCTTTGTTCGGTTTGATTTTATGTTGGATAAGTTGGAGAGTCTGAAAATTCAGTACGCAAACAAACAAAGGAATTTCTCCTCAATGTTGAAAGCGAAACGCTGA